The Elusimicrobiales bacterium genome contains a region encoding:
- a CDS encoding PAS domain S-box protein translates to MKTIHSGQHRRLVAKLIAARKGAGLLQREAARLLRVTQSYLSKIESGQVRLDVIQLKKFAVTYRKPLEFFLESPAVALGGAASSGYMVKIKPDAEADSREPVEGSEDTVIAEMDRNGIITYISPSVKNILGYEVGELVGTSVFALVPEELRQARRKFVEDIMKHGQAFYQVSQPVLNKQGRPVLFELNGIPFYDGNCKLGGYRGIYRLCNKNESSIIRWYSALVECSPHGMGVASNGKVRYTNLALQRMLGYTSEEMNGMDILEFFPPGLRPMITARYAARLRGEAVPQSYGTQFLVKGGRIADGILSVLPIRGSDAVPEHVIIVRESAVSSADREELLRRREQAEISNRVKTRYLAEMSHEIRTPLNALKGFSELLAKTGMDDTQREYVGIMQESAETLGILLGDIIDVAKIEMGKMELEEIDFSLREAAESALNLVRHQALAKGLALRLEMDASAQCDMRGDPARVRQILLNLLSNAVKFTHEGEVVLAIACSLQDDGKIRAEISVRDTGMGIPPEAQAKLFEPFTQAGPSVWRNFGGSGLGLGIVRTLSARMGGGVSLKSEPGKGSVFTVTFVMPRAEKGGPPQSGAALIAADKPAKPFSGVRALLVEDNPVNLKLARILLENLGCEVDAASGGAQALEMARAKKYHVVILDMVMPEMSGLETARAMRGRLSLAMPIIALTAAALKEDRDAALAAGINDYITKPIKPAELEEKLARHIVRYG, encoded by the coding sequence ATGAAGACCATACATTCCGGCCAGCACAGGCGGTTGGTCGCCAAGCTGATAGCGGCCAGAAAGGGAGCGGGTCTTCTGCAACGGGAGGCGGCACGACTCTTGCGTGTCACGCAATCCTACTTGTCGAAAATAGAGTCGGGTCAGGTAAGACTGGACGTCATACAACTCAAGAAGTTTGCGGTGACATACCGCAAGCCTCTTGAGTTTTTTTTGGAGTCGCCGGCGGTTGCGCTGGGGGGCGCGGCGTCCTCCGGCTATATGGTGAAAATCAAGCCGGATGCGGAGGCTGATTCTCGCGAGCCGGTTGAAGGTTCCGAGGATACCGTCATCGCCGAGATGGACAGAAACGGCATCATCACCTATATAAGCCCGTCCGTGAAAAATATACTGGGCTACGAGGTGGGCGAGCTGGTGGGCACAAGCGTTTTCGCGCTGGTGCCGGAAGAGCTCAGGCAGGCTCGCAGGAAATTCGTGGAAGACATAATGAAGCACGGACAGGCTTTTTACCAGGTAAGCCAGCCCGTGCTCAACAAGCAGGGCCGTCCGGTGCTATTTGAACTGAATGGAATTCCTTTTTACGACGGCAATTGCAAGCTCGGCGGCTACAGGGGCATTTACCGCCTCTGCAACAAGAACGAAAGTTCTATTATACGCTGGTACTCCGCGCTGGTGGAATGCTCTCCGCACGGAATGGGCGTGGCGAGCAACGGCAAAGTGCGCTATACCAACCTGGCGCTGCAGCGTATGCTGGGATACACTTCTGAAGAGATGAACGGCATGGACATCCTGGAGTTTTTCCCCCCCGGCCTGCGCCCCATGATAACCGCCAGATACGCCGCCCGGCTGCGCGGCGAGGCTGTTCCCCAGTCCTACGGGACGCAGTTTCTGGTCAAGGGCGGGCGCATTGCAGACGGCATCCTTTCGGTGCTTCCGATACGCGGCAGCGACGCCGTGCCGGAACACGTGATCATCGTGCGTGAAAGCGCCGTTTCTTCCGCGGACAGGGAGGAACTGCTGCGCCGCCGCGAGCAGGCGGAAATTTCCAACCGCGTGAAAACCCGCTACCTGGCCGAAATGTCGCATGAAATCCGCACGCCGCTTAACGCGCTAAAGGGGTTTTCGGAACTGCTGGCCAAAACCGGCATGGACGATACGCAGCGCGAATATGTCGGCATAATGCAGGAGAGCGCGGAAACGCTGGGCATACTGCTGGGCGACATCATAGACGTGGCCAAGATAGAGATGGGCAAGATGGAACTGGAGGAGATAGATTTCAGCCTGCGCGAGGCGGCGGAAAGCGCGCTTAACCTTGTGCGCCATCAGGCGCTGGCGAAGGGGCTGGCGCTGCGGCTTGAAATGGACGCCTCCGCCCAATGCGATATGCGCGGCGACCCCGCGCGCGTGCGCCAGATACTCCTGAACCTGCTTTCCAATGCGGTGAAATTCACCCATGAGGGCGAGGTTGTGCTTGCCATAGCCTGTTCCCTCCAAGACGATGGGAAAATCCGCGCGGAAATATCGGTGCGCGACACCGGCATGGGAATCCCCCCGGAAGCCCAGGCGAAGTTGTTCGAGCCTTTTACCCAGGCCGGTCCTTCGGTGTGGCGCAATTTCGGCGGCTCCGGGCTGGGGCTTGGCATAGTGCGCACGCTGTCCGCCCGAATGGGCGGCGGCGTCTCGCTGAAATCCGAGCCGGGCAAAGGCAGCGTTTTCACCGTAACCTTCGTCATGCCGCGCGCCGAGAAGGGCGGGCCGCCGCAATCGGGCGCCGCGCTGATAGCGGCGGACAAGCCCGCCAAACCGTTCTCAGGGGTGCGCGCCTTGCTGGTGGAGGATAACCCGGTCAATCTTAAACTGGCCCGGATACTGCTTGAAAACCTCGGTTGTGAGGTGGACGCGGCCTCAGGCGGGGCGCAGGCGCTGGAGATGGCGCGCGCGAAGAAATACCATGTCGTCATACTGGATATGGTGATGCCGGAAATGTCAGGGCTGGAGACGGCGCGCGCCATGCGCGGACGGTTGTCCCTTGCCATGCCCATAATCGCGCTTACCGCCGCCGCGCTGAAAGAAGACCGCGACGCCGCCCTTGCCGCCGGGATAAACGATTATATCACCAAGCCCATAAAACCCGCCGAACTTGAGGAGAAACTGGCCCGGCACATCGTGCGCTACGGATAA
- a CDS encoding riboflavin synthase encodes MFTGIIEAEGEILRAGTGRLELRLPPGWKPDLGESIAVNGVCLTVALFAGGTAAFDVSPETFRKTAFHALRRGGRVNLERALKLGSRLGGHIVTGHVKTAVRLVSVVPRAAARIMRFAAPAEASGDLIEEGSAALDGVSLTIASVRNCEFETAVIPATWSATALKYRNPGDMLNFEPDILLKYARRGGNSITENFLSENGFR; translated from the coding sequence ATGTTCACCGGAATAATTGAAGCGGAAGGCGAAATACTGCGCGCCGGAACGGGCCGGCTGGAACTGCGCCTCCCCCCCGGCTGGAAGCCGGATTTGGGCGAGAGCATAGCGGTCAACGGCGTCTGCCTGACCGTGGCTTTGTTCGCCGGAGGGACGGCGGCATTTGATGTGTCGCCGGAAACATTCCGCAAAACGGCTTTTCACGCTTTGCGGCGCGGCGGCAGGGTTAATCTGGAGCGCGCGCTTAAGCTGGGCTCCCGCCTTGGCGGGCATATCGTTACCGGGCATGTCAAAACCGCCGTAAGGCTTGTTTCCGTCGTCCCGCGCGCGGCGGCGCGTATTATGCGTTTTGCCGCCCCGGCGGAAGCGTCCGGGGATTTGATTGAGGAAGGCTCCGCCGCGCTGGACGGGGTAAGCCTTACGATAGCCTCCGTCCGCAACTGCGAATTTGAAACCGCCGTCATACCCGCCACATGGTCCGCCACCGCACTGAAATACCGCAATCCGGGCGATATGCTGAACTTCGAGCCCGATATCCTTCTCAAATACGCCCGCCGGGGAGGAAATTCCATTACGGAAAACTTCCTTTCTGAAAACGGGTTTCGGTAG
- the ribD gene encoding bifunctional diaminohydroxyphosphoribosylaminopyrimidine deaminase/5-amino-6-(5-phosphoribosylamino)uracil reductase RibD, whose amino-acid sequence MSFSPEDERFMLRALEIARRGVMGAHPNPMVGAVVARSGRIVGEGAHLRFGGPHAEINAIRDAGAAARGATLYVTLEPCSSCGKTPPCSEAIIKAGIRGVVFGARDPNPANCGRAARVLRAAGIKTRAGLLAKRCGALNPGFNKLMREGLPYVTAKIAQSLDGRVADRLGNSRWITGAESRRFVHRLRAESDAVITGIGTVLSDNPMLNARLPGARQPLRVVADTELRIPVSCDMVKTAREHPLLVACSSDAPAAKRRALEKAGCGVLAFKTGGRVPLAPLMRELGRRGIAYAMLESGPALCGAFSDAGLVDKFIFISAPAVFGGGKALPSLGGRGIARVSGGLLGLRLENVSVRMCGGDIVAEGHVHRNN is encoded by the coding sequence ATGAGCTTTTCCCCGGAGGACGAGCGCTTCATGCTGCGCGCGCTGGAGATAGCGCGCAGGGGAGTCATGGGCGCGCATCCCAATCCGATGGTGGGGGCGGTTGTGGCCAGGTCCGGGCGTATCGTCGGGGAAGGGGCGCATTTGCGCTTCGGCGGGCCTCATGCCGAGATAAACGCGATACGGGATGCCGGCGCAGCCGCGCGGGGCGCAACCTTGTATGTTACGCTGGAACCATGCTCCTCATGCGGGAAAACCCCCCCGTGTTCCGAGGCGATAATAAAGGCCGGAATACGCGGGGTCGTTTTCGGCGCGCGGGATCCTAACCCCGCCAATTGCGGGCGCGCCGCCCGCGTCCTGCGCGCGGCGGGAATCAAAACCCGCGCGGGGCTGCTGGCAAAGCGGTGCGGGGCGCTCAATCCCGGATTTAACAAGCTGATGCGCGAAGGCCTGCCTTATGTGACGGCCAAAATCGCCCAGAGCCTTGACGGCAGGGTTGCCGACCGCCTCGGCAATTCCCGCTGGATAACGGGCGCGGAATCCCGCCGTTTCGTCCACCGCCTGCGCGCGGAAAGCGACGCGGTGATAACCGGCATAGGCACTGTTCTGTCTGACAATCCCATGCTTAATGCAAGACTGCCGGGCGCGCGCCAGCCGCTTCGCGTGGTGGCGGATACGGAACTTAGAATCCCCGTCTCCTGCGATATGGTCAAAACAGCGCGTGAGCATCCGCTGCTTGTGGCATGTTCTTCGGACGCGCCGGCTGCAAAGCGGCGCGCGCTGGAAAAGGCGGGCTGCGGGGTGCTGGCTTTCAAAACCGGCGGGCGCGTCCCGCTTGCGCCGCTTATGCGCGAACTGGGCCGGCGCGGCATCGCCTATGCCATGCTGGAATCCGGTCCCGCCCTGTGCGGCGCTTTCAGCGACGCGGGGCTTGTGGACAAATTTATTTTCATCAGCGCGCCAGCGGTTTTCGGCGGCGGGAAAGCGCTGCCCTCGCTGGGCGGGCGCGGAATCGCGCGCGTCTCCGGCGGGCTGCTGGGACTGCGGCTTGAAAATGTGTCCGTCCGCATGTGCGGCGGGGATATAGTGGCGGAGGGTCATGTTCACCGGAATAATTGA
- the ribH gene encoding 6,7-dimethyl-8-ribityllumazine synthase, giving the protein MNIKTTEGMLNGEGLKFAVAVSRFNDFITGKLLEGALDALARHGAREADIEIARAPGAFELPQLAQRLAMSKRYDAVICLGAVIRGATSHYELVCGEAARGIAQAAMGSGVPVIFGVVTADNLEQAIERAGSKQGNKGAQAAAAAIEMADLWRKLKK; this is encoded by the coding sequence ATGAACATAAAAACAACGGAAGGAATGCTTAACGGGGAAGGGCTTAAGTTCGCCGTCGCGGTTTCCCGGTTCAACGATTTCATCACCGGCAAGCTGCTGGAAGGCGCGCTTGACGCGCTTGCCCGCCATGGCGCGCGCGAGGCGGATATAGAAATAGCCAGGGCCCCCGGCGCCTTTGAGTTGCCGCAGCTTGCGCAGCGGCTGGCAATGTCCAAACGCTATGACGCCGTCATCTGCCTGGGGGCGGTGATAAGGGGCGCGACCTCGCATTACGAGCTTGTCTGCGGCGAGGCCGCGCGCGGCATAGCCCAGGCGGCGATGGGTTCCGGCGTGCCGGTCATTTTCGGCGTGGTTACGGCGGACAATCTGGAACAGGCCATAGAGCGCGCAGGCAGCAAGCAGGGCAACAAGGGCGCGCAGGCCGCCGCCGCCGCGATAGAGATGGCCGACCTGTGGCGCAAACTGAAAAAATGA